Below is a genomic region from Miscanthus floridulus cultivar M001 chromosome 1, ASM1932011v1, whole genome shotgun sequence.
TTGATCTATCATCTtttaaattttatttttgtttcctTGAGTTGTACTCCCACCcttctaaattgtaagtcattctgtTTTTCTATGTATACATCATTTGCTACGCACTTAATAAAGATACATTATGTCTGgatacataataaaagttatATATTTAGAATAGCTCGAACGGCTTGCAATCTAAAATGGAGAGAGTATATATTATTATCTAAAATATGAATAGGAGTTCATTGCTTCAATAAGAAACATCTTTGGGACCTAGTTTCCTTGAAGTGGTTTTTTCCTACACTAGAGGAGTTTTTGTCCGGATAATCTTTTCGACTGTAATAAACAAACGAAATGCAGTCTCTCTCTCCATAGGTTTGCACTGGATCCTTTTTTATACCTAGTGGAGTTGCaatccaaatgtaattcttttacTGAGAAAATTCCTATCTGCACTATTCTATATTTTAGAATCTCTCCATGCTTATCTATTTCTTAGATAATTCCTATCATGTGAAATTTCTAGATCTAGAGCGGCATACTTTAGCTTGAAGAATAATAACTATgtgtcatgctcatgcatacTCGCCATTTATTTGGAAGCTCCTCAGTGAAAGGTAACTATTGCTTATGTGATTGGAAGGCAAGCTGCTCAGACTACTAACATTTTTTTCTATGGTGAGAACATTTCTTTTCTCTTCATAAAATATTGTTTCTTCTGCTAGAACATTTAGTTGTTTCCAATTAAAAAAATATCCTATATCAAAGAGGTAAGTAAAAAAAATGTTCTACCTATTAATTAGAAAAAAAATGTTTGTTCCATAATAAGTTACATCTAACCTCAACTTTTTAACATGACATCAAGTGTCGATACTCTTTATCGGTCCTTGTTGGAGCACGTAGGACATTTTCTAGTGAGTTCAtatcattcttttttttttgttattaagAAGACCGATGTCACTGATTCATGCGAACCATTGTTTCATGTTCAACATAAAAAGAATTCATGTTCATTTGAAACAAAGATAAAATTGTCTTTAGTTCATTAGAAAAGTGCTATAGTTTTCTGAGAAAATTTTCCAGGTTTATAAAATTATCATAGGTTAAAGTGAAAAGGGCTTATAGCTTCAACAGAAAAAAAAGCATAAAAAATAGGggtgaaaaaaagagaaaaagaatgAAAGAAGAAAAAAGGAATTAAAAAATACGTGAAAAGGGCCCAGCACGGGTGAGCTCCCCTGGGCCGAACAACGCCGGACTGGGCTGCCGCCGCATGCCCCGCATCCGTTCACGGTTCAACTTCGTCCCGCGTGCACTCTGTTTCTCTTCTCTCTGCGACGAGCAGACGACTGGGTGGGCtaccgtctccgccgccgccgcagcctacGCCAGGTGTCGAGGCCTTCGTCGGCCTCTTCTCCGGCggcgagcacccaccaggtattcCCACCCCTtgtcttcccttcctgctgtgcgaaaccgagcacccaaaccctaactctATTTGGCTATTTGATGCCTGCTAACTTCGAGCCCTTTGCAAAAATTATCGGCTGTACTGTGTACATATGTACATCCATTGTCGTCCGCCCCTGCTTTTCAGTCTATGATGATGGATTGATGGCTGTTTTTCCTGTACCAGAGATTTTCTCTATGCAGCAGAGTGTTAGCCATCCCGTTCTTAGAATATGAGAAGATTCTTCCAATTCCGCTCGTTCACAAGCAATGCCGACAATGGCAAAGCAGCACGGGCAAATGATACCATGAATGAGAACAAAGTTGACGAAGCAGGCACCAGTGGCGCTCATCGATCTCCTGGTGCACGGTCATTCAGATCTAGAAGCCGGCATGGTGCATCAAGGAATGAGGAATCATCCCATCCACAGCTCAGGAGGTCCTTTTCGTTGACATCATCAACCATGAATCATTCTTTGGATGAACAGTTGATGAGTTACTCACATGATATTCTATGTTCTAAGTCCAATGATTCAGACGCGCCTGGTCATTTCGGCAAAGTGGAGTAAGTGGTTAGACTACACATTTTACCTATTACTAGCAGTTCGAATGGTTAGAACTTCACTATTATGGCAATGAATACTACTAGCAACATCACTTAGTCACTCCCTTGGTAAAACAATACTCTCTCCGTACTAAAAAAATAAAGTTGTTTTAGGATGCGGGAGTGCTTTCACAATTAAAGTTTTAGGAGGTGGAAGTCACTTAGTCACTCTATTTAATCATTTCTTGGTATGCTAAATCCTGTCCAAAAACTACTTCAtttttttttagtatggagggagttaTAATTATGATGAGAAAACACCATCGATTAGTTTTCTATAGTTACATTTTACAGTCGGACATTCATAATAGCCTGCTACGATATCATCGAATTTGGCCACATGCGTGAATCACATTGTAGCAGAACTATTGTTTTTGGTGCATACTCGTATTCATTATGTACGTCTACAAATATTGCTAATGTGAGTTACTAAGAGACTTACTCTTCATGAGAATTTAATTTATTCACTTTTTAGTTCATAATTAGCTCTACatcttattttcttttctttgttaACATTCAGcttgttacaacaacaacaacatagcctttcagtcccaagtaaattgggataggctagagttaaaacccaccaagagccgtaagtcacggttcaggcacttcaatagctgctttccaagtactcctattcaaacatagatctctaggtatagaccaagctttcaaatatctttttattgtctcCCCCATGCCAATTTTGGTCTTCCtttacctctcctcatattattagcttggcttaggacttcacaatgcactggtgtctctggaggtcttcTTTGTACATGACCAAACCATCTCAaacgatgttggacaagcttttcttcaattgatgctacctctaggcgatcgcgtatatcatcgttctgaactcggtccattctcgtgtaaccacaaatccatcgcaacatacgtatttctgcaacactcagttgttgaacatgtcgaatctttataggccaacattctgctccatacaatatagccggtctaatcgccgttctataaaacttgccttttagcttttgtgataccctcttgtcacagaaaATGCtaaaagcttgtcgccacttgatccaccctgctttgattctatggctaacgtccgcatcaatatctccatcactctgtagcatcgatcccagataccgaaaggtatccttcttaggcactacttgacctttcaaactCATATCTCCCTCCTCATGTGcagctccgccaaagtcgcatctcatatattcggttttagttctgctcaatctaaaacctttagacttaaggatctgccgccataactctagtttcctatttactctcaTCTGGCTTtcatccactaacactacatcatcagcgaacaacatacaccaagggatatcccattgtatgttcctggtaacctcatccattaccaaggcaaaaagatacaggcttaaggctgacccttaatgaagtccaattttaatcgggaagtaatatgtgttaccatcgtttgttcgaacattAGTCAcgacattgttgtacatgtccttgatgagggtcacttACTTTGAtgagactttatgtttgtccaaagaccaccacataacatttcttggtatcttgtcataagccttctccaagtcaatgaaaaccaagtggaggtccttcttctgctctctaaaccgctccataacctgtcttattaagaagattgcttctgtgattgatcttccgggcatgaaaccaaattggtttgttgatatctgcgtcgttcctcgcaggTGCTGCTCGATGATTCTCTCctataacttcatagtgtggctcatcaacttaattctccgataattagtacaactttggatatctctcttgttcttgtagattggtaccaatatgcttcttcttcacttctcaggcatcttgttcgatcgaaagatattgttgaacattttggttagccatactatagctatatctccgagacatctccacaccttgattgggataccatcagggcccatcgctttgccccctttcatcaTTTTCAAGGCATCTCTTAtctccgattcttgaatcctccgcacaaagcgcctattaatgtcatcaaacgagtcgtccaactgaacggtggtgttctcgttctcatcATTGAATAATTTattaaaatactcttgccatctatgtccgatctcatcctccttcaccaagagctgctccctctcaccctttatgcacttgacttagttgaagtcccttgtcttcctatcgcgagccctagccatcctataaatgtccttctctccttccttcgtactcaaacgtcggtaaaggtcctcataggccaaCCCCTTTTCCTCACTCACCACTCGttttgtagtcttctttgccacctggtacttctctatgttgtttgcacacctgtcatgatacaagcgcttatagcactccttcttttccttaatagccttttgcacatcttcattccaccaccaagtgtctttcgagtcatatccgctccctttggtcactccaagcacctctgaagcaacctttcgaacgcatgttgccatcttctcctacatgctgtttgcatcgccttcatcattccaagggtcctcttcaatgaccttttccttaaagacctttgatgtctccccttctaatttccaccacttcgttctagcaatcctagcttgtttgttcccacgagcttgcaccaAAAAGCGGAAGTCAaccaccaccagcttgtgttgagcgaccacacattctccaggtatcaccttacagtccacgcatgttcgtttatccctccttcttataaggacaaagtcgatttgattagagtactggccgctactaaaggtTACTAAATGGGACTGCCTCTTacggaagaaagtgttagctatcatcagatcaaaagctatggcgaagtctaagacttTCTCTCCCTCttggttcctactaccatatccgaaacccccatgaaccgtctcgaaacctgcacttgatgtacctacatggccattaagatcacctcctataaagagcttctcgctactagggacagctctaaccaagcgatctaagtcttcccagaaaagccACTTAGCACTCTCATTAtagcctacttggggggcatacgcactaattacgtttaagaccatatcactaatgacaagtttaactaagatgatcctatccccttgccttctcacctccaccacaccatccttgaggctcttatcaatcaaaactcctactacatttttatttgaagttatccctgtgtaccagagcttgaagccggtattgtccacctccttcgccttttgCCCCTTCCATTTAGTTTCTTGGACGTATAAGATATTTACACGTCTTCTAACCGCTGTGTTCATTAACTCTCTTAACTTGACTGTAAGGGACCCTACATTccagctacctaaacggatcctagttagctcgactagcttccttacccttcgcacccgccgaggtagatgtgaagacccttgctcattttgcaccacacctgggcgccgatgtggcgcgccactaaggatgcgacgacccgatccttactcacttgacaccgtgtccagatcgcgacacggtgcgtcactaagagggttacgccccaaacATTCAGCTTGTTATTTTAATTTAATTTATGTGTTCCATGACATTGTTGTTAGAAAATCTCCTTTGGACCTATGTAATCTGCAGTAACATTCAGGTTGTTCTTTGAAATGAGTTTACACAGAGTACATGGATGATATTCTTTTTATCATGCCTGAAAATATTACTAACAAAGGTTATCCACAGGAGCTACACATGTTCACCAGGAAGACACCACAGTAGAAGAAAATACATGGTAAAGGTCTCAAATTCACATGGATTCCAGGAAACTGACTCATCCCATTCAAGATGCCACTCATGCTCAACAGGACACTCTCCTGTTAGTTCTCCTGTTGCATTAAAATGCAGGCCTGCTAAGTTGACCAATTTCGTGAATAAGAATGAGGTACTGGACCTGTATATTGATGGTGAGCAAGAAGTTGCCAGACTAAATGAGAAGCAGAACCAGAAATTCCCCGTCAGATGTACAGCTCCTTATTTGGGACAGGAACGGCCACCACGGCCACCTTCCACAGCACCATCTtcaccaaaagtgtgcaaagagATCATTGAGAACCCCTCTAACATTGATACCGATGACATCTGGCATTCCTATCTTGCTTATGAGGGAACAAAGGGCGCCTTCAAGGTTTCATCTGTGTGTCATGAAGGTGGACATGATGCAAGATGTCTTGAAGCATCTTCTGAGTATCTTTCATATTTTGAAGAGTGCAGATCACAGAGTATGACTACTGTGGATGACATCTATGAGGACTTGCAAGATGTAcgacctccatctccattcttcTACAGCACTTCAACGGATCCTATTTCCAGTGCTACCTCAAGATACTTCACTGCAGACATTCATTGTCATGATCAGTGTCATGGTGTTCATGATTTCAACTTGGAACAGGACACTGATGAAAAGTTGCTTCAAAGAGCTAAAGAAGTTGATGCATGCCTTATGGTTCCCCTTGTAGAAAACAGTAAGCTTAATGCGCTCAGGGATAAGAGGTCAAATTCAACTGAAATCTGGCAATTCATTGAGGGTCTGATTGAAGATAGAAAAAAATTGGCAGCTGAAGTATCTTCACAGATTAAGGCACGTCTTACAGAAAGATTTGCAGCCAAAGAACAATATAAGAGATCCAAGTTAGAATTAGAAACCAGAACTAGAAGGCTGGAGAAGGAGAAGATCGATCTACAAAGTAACTTGGAAAGGGAATTGGATAGAAGGTCAAATGATTGTTCAGTCAAACTGGAGAGATTTCAATCTGAAGAACAAAGACTACAGGAAAGGGTAAGAGAGCTTGCAGAGCAGAATGTGTCATTTCAGAGAGAAATTACTTTGCTTGAATCATACAAAGTTGATACCACTAGTAGGATTAAAAGTCTAGAGCTGCAAAACAAGCATCTGAACAATGAGTTGCAGGGAGTAAAAGATGACCGTGACAATCTTCATAGCTCCTCAGTAGAATTGCAAGATAACCTTAATATAGCTATAGAGGAAAGGGACATGATCCGAGAATCTTTGAAAGACAAAGAAGAGGACAAAAAGGTGTTACACAAAATAATTGCAAGATTACAAAGGACGTCTAATGAACAGGAGAACACAATTACTAGCCTAAGAAAAGGATTTGGCGCTGAAATAGAAAAGAGAGATGGTGGAAATAGTGATATAATAAACAGGATGCAGATGGAACTTCTCAGACTTACTGGAGTTGAGCAAAATCTGAGAAAAGAAATTCAATCCTGTACCATTGAGATGGAGTCTCTTAGGCAAGAGAATGTAGCGATTTTCAATCGTCTACAAAGGAGTGAGGATGGAGCGAATTTTTCCACAGTTCGTCTTGACCAGGAGCTTCAGGCTAGAGTGGAGAGTTTGCAGACACAAGGTTTATCATTACTTGACGATTCTAGCCAACTTTGTGGCAAGTTGTTGGAATTGATCAAATCAAAGAAGAGTGAGAACAGCAGTGATGTTGATGCATTAGTAGCCATCGAGTACACTCTGAAGTACCAAAGCATGATAGGAGGAATTGAGAATGTAAAACAGAGTCTGCGTATGATCAAATCTCTGTTGACTGAGAAGCAAAACGAAGAAGAGATTGAACAGAGAGCTGAAGGTTATCTTTCAGGACAAGAGAAGTTATCCAGGGTATGACCTATCTTTTGGTTTCTTATGTTTAGGAATAACTTAACTCTTTAAATGTTGTTAGTAGTATTATGAGTTCCATTTTTATAACATGACAGACAAGTTCTTGTAACTCATTGTAAAATAATTCTAGTGTAGTATCTGTTTTGTAGAATATGAAAATACATTTTCTTAGCATAGAAGTTGCTGGAATAATATAGTAGCTTAGGTAATTCAAGCCAAAAGCCAGCATCAGAAGCTAAACCAATCCACattttttgtatttttcttttGTGCAGGATGACATTGAAATTAAGCTGAGAGAAGAAGCTATGATCAGTAGGGTTCTAAAGGAGAAACTTCTGTCCAAGGAATTAGACATTGAACAATTGCAGTCAGATCTAGCAGCTTCAGTCAGGGCCCAAGAGGTACTGCAAAGCGAGATCCACAGAGTTCAAGATGAACTGCGTTGCCTCACACACAAGTACAAGCATTTGGAAGTTCAGGTGacccgaaaaccctgatttctgAAAAGCTATTCTTCATATTTTCCCTTGTCAAGTTGATTTTAGTTTGTCTTACTTCCTAAAATCTGTTGTTTCTATCTTGATGCATTATCCTTCTAAAGGTGAATCATTAGATGTTGCCAGCTATATTTTTCTACTTGTTTCTGATGATATTACACCTGCACATGACTCCATTGTCATCTTTGGTTTCAACTTTGCAATTTGCAGGGTTTGAAGAAAGACGAGATAATTAACCAGGTTGAGCAGGATTACCAGGAATCTGCAAAGGAACTGACTGCTCTTCGCTGCACGCTCAAAACAGTAAGCGATGAAAGGGATGTCTCATGGCAGGAATCTAAGCAGATGAGAAGAACTGTCAGTGGCTTGCAAAATGAAGTTGCTTCGTTAAAGCAGAAGATTAGAGCACTTGATGAAGATTTACAGCTTAAGGAGAGTGAGATACTGCTTCGAGAGGGTGAGATTTCAATATTGCGTGACGGTAGTGACAAGCCATTTGACATCATCTGCAGCCCTCGATCGATGAGGCAGTTCGGCATGGAGTAAATCTGCATATAACAAATAGCAGAACTCGGCCTCATCATGGAGTAAATCTGCATATAACAAATAGCTGAACTCGAATCTGAAATAGACGATGTTTTCCCCTTTGTGAACAACAATAGTAGCTTGTATGGCtctttagagcaactccaagagactttATATCCTTTCTAATTTATAGGAAtcaagattttggtgaaaaatacTCTCCAACAATCTATTGGATTGGATATCTAAATATAGATATTCTCTATTATGAATTTCTCGCTCGTCAAAGATAAAAAACGAGGATGAATTTTTACTGTacgcacaagatatagaaaagttgATGTAAGATACAAAGAAAATGACTTTTACTCCAATGGTGATTTAGAAAGGCTCTTGGACACCAAATTATTATTCAGCGCGCGTGCGCTACGGGCGCTAGCGACGTGCACTTCCTATTTCTGGCTTTTGTTTCCCTTTCCGTCAGGCACCTTTCGTTTCTCTTGCTTCCCTTTCCCTTTCCATCATTCCCAGGGATACGCCGCCGCTCGAGACACCTCCACCCGTATCCCGGCACCTGCGCTACACCATCTGCCTTCGCGGCCCCTCCCCGACCACCGCCGGTGCACTCCGCCGACACTCGACGCTCCGCGTCGGCGTCGGAttggttagggtttggggtttcggCAGCTGCGCCAAATCCCGCTGCCGCTGCTCGCTCGGTCGCTTGAGTCTAGTCACGCTCGTGGTCAGGGCGTCAAGCGGCCTACGACGACGCTCTCCTCTCCACTCGAATGCGCCGCAGCGGCGGATCCCCCTCGGCCCCTCCTGTGCGCTCCACCACTCCGCTCCTGGCCTCCGTACGTCGGCGGGCGGCAGCCAGGCCAGCAGCCAGTCGGTGGGCGGCTGCCGGCTGCGGCCTGCCCCTAGGGCCTAGGGGGTGCCCCTTGCCGCCCTGCCGCTGGCAGTTGGCGCCGCCGCGCCGGCTTGGGCAGCTGCCACGTTTTCGTCACAGGGCCTCTGTCGATCTCCAGCAAGCATGCCAACTGACCAATTCTATCCCTTCGATTCAGGTACCTAGACAGCTCGTTTTCAAATCCTATTGCTCGTGGTCAACACCATTGATGGGTACTAACTAGCTTCTTCTATGTGTGTAGAAATTACAGCTTGTACTGGGGCTGTAGATCTGCGGGTGGATAGAACATCCTTTTCTGCAGGTATGAATTGTCTAATTACTTCATCAAACATCCTTAATGTAGAAATGTATTCTTTTATTCTGCTGGTTTCATGCATAACTGAATTATTAAAATTACAGATTGCATCAAACTTCTCTATACAGATTTTACAGACTCTTTTTACTTTTTAGTTGATCGGCTCCAATTTCTCTTGTTCTATAAAGAAGCTTCATCTGAATTATTTATCTCTCTTTCATTTTTTACCAAGGTGCAAAAGTTTTATAT
It encodes:
- the LOC136499981 gene encoding uncharacterized protein translates to MRRFFQFRSFTSNADNGKAARANDTMNENKVDEAGTSGAHRSPGARSFRSRSRHGASRNEESSHPQLRRSFSLTSSTMNHSLDEQLMSYSHDILCSKSNDSDAPGHFGKVESYTCSPGRHHSRRKYMVKVSNSHGFQETDSSHSRCHSCSTGHSPVSSPVALKCRPAKLTNFVNKNEVLDLYIDGEQEVARLNEKQNQKFPVRCTAPYLGQERPPRPPSTAPSSPKVCKEIIENPSNIDTDDIWHSYLAYEGTKGAFKVSSVCHEGGHDARCLEASSEYLSYFEECRSQSMTTVDDIYEDLQDVRPPSPFFYSTSTDPISSATSRYFTADIHCHDQCHGVHDFNLEQDTDEKLLQRAKEVDACLMVPLVENSKLNALRDKRSNSTEIWQFIEGLIEDRKKLAAEVSSQIKARLTERFAAKEQYKRSKLELETRTRRLEKEKIDLQSNLERELDRRSNDCSVKLERFQSEEQRLQERVRELAEQNVSFQREITLLESYKVDTTSRIKSLELQNKHLNNELQGVKDDRDNLHSSSVELQDNLNIAIEERDMIRESLKDKEEDKKVLHKIIARLQRTSNEQENTITSLRKGFGAEIEKRDGGNSDIINRMQMELLRLTGVEQNLRKEIQSCTIEMESLRQENVAIFNRLQRSEDGANFSTVRLDQELQARVESLQTQGLSLLDDSSQLCGKLLELIKSKKSENSSDVDALVAIEYTLKYQSMIGGIENVKQSLRMIKSLLTEKQNEEEIEQRAEGYLSGQEKLSRDDIEIKLREEAMISRVLKEKLLSKELDIEQLQSDLAASVRAQEVLQSEIHRVQDELRCLTHKYKHLEVQGLKKDEIINQVEQDYQESAKELTALRCTLKTVSDERDVSWQESKQMRRTVSGLQNEVASLKQKIRALDEDLQLKESEILLREGEISILRDGSDKPFDIICSPRSMRQFGME